The following are encoded together in the Bacillus sp. NP157 genome:
- a CDS encoding beta-lactamase family protein — MPRFAWLVTAWFCLGPAHAATPPAWKAQADAVVAALPANAPGASIAVVDHGRVVYESARGLASVELNVPLTPASVLRIGSLTKTVTAATVMRLVSQGKLGLDAPIARWLPDFPHADQITTRQLLSHTSGVSDRWTAPLAEPLDTAGRLKLIAATPLDFAPGTDWRYSNSGYMVLGAIIEKVTGKPWADAERELAVAPLGIDGVAYHGDADVVARFATGYTLNDGGKVAKPILYSITGPGAAGALSATASGMGRWLHGLATDKAFGPGIFASMSTPARIGDVELPYGLGMVPGQVQGVAVSEHSGGIEGYLAYYVYVPSTDLAVVVLENSDAPAMQARSLARRLAALALGKPYRTLVAQAWSASQLQGIAGSYAIPGGGMHVIEVRDGAAWIHRDNGPPKRLATCADDTLAYTGDGIAYLRVMRDAKGAATGIDFHDDGVEQGRREGRVLDAGR; from the coding sequence ATGCCGCGGTTCGCCTGGCTGGTCACGGCGTGGTTCTGCCTGGGCCCAGCGCATGCCGCCACGCCGCCAGCGTGGAAGGCGCAGGCCGACGCCGTCGTCGCTGCGCTGCCCGCGAACGCGCCTGGCGCAAGCATTGCCGTCGTCGATCATGGCCGGGTGGTGTACGAAAGCGCACGAGGCCTGGCCAGCGTCGAGCTGAACGTGCCACTGACGCCGGCGAGCGTGCTGCGCATCGGCTCGCTGACGAAGACCGTGACGGCCGCCACGGTGATGCGCCTGGTTTCGCAGGGCAAGCTCGGCCTCGATGCACCGATCGCCCGCTGGCTTCCCGACTTTCCGCATGCGGACCAGATCACGACCAGGCAGTTGCTGTCGCACACCTCGGGTGTCAGCGATAGATGGACCGCACCCCTCGCCGAGCCGCTGGATACAGCGGGCCGCCTGAAGCTGATCGCCGCGACGCCGCTGGACTTCGCGCCCGGCACCGACTGGCGTTACAGCAACTCCGGTTACATGGTGCTCGGTGCCATCATCGAGAAGGTGACCGGCAAGCCCTGGGCCGACGCCGAGCGCGAACTTGCCGTTGCGCCGCTGGGCATCGACGGCGTGGCCTACCATGGCGACGCGGATGTCGTCGCGCGCTTCGCGACCGGATATACCCTCAACGACGGCGGTAAAGTGGCGAAGCCGATCCTGTACTCCATCACGGGCCCCGGTGCCGCGGGGGCGTTGTCCGCCACGGCGTCCGGCATGGGCCGCTGGCTGCACGGACTCGCTACCGACAAGGCATTCGGACCAGGCATCTTCGCGTCGATGTCCACCCCCGCCCGGATCGGCGACGTCGAACTGCCCTATGGGCTGGGCATGGTGCCCGGCCAGGTGCAGGGCGTGGCAGTCTCCGAGCATAGCGGCGGCATCGAAGGCTATCTCGCTTATTACGTCTACGTGCCGTCCACCGATCTGGCCGTGGTGGTGCTGGAGAACTCCGATGCACCGGCGATGCAGGCACGTTCGCTGGCGCGACGTCTCGCCGCACTGGCCCTGGGCAAGCCGTATCGAACGCTCGTGGCGCAGGCGTGGAGTGCATCGCAACTGCAAGGGATCGCTGGAAGCTATGCGATTCCCGGCGGCGGCATGCATGTGATCGAGGTGCGCGACGGCGCGGCATGGATACATCGCGACAACGGCCCGCCGAAGCGACTGGCTACCTGCGCGGATGACACCCTGGCCTACACGGGCGATGGGATCGCGTATCTGCGCGTGATGCGCGATGCGAAGGGTGCCGCTACCGGCATCGATTTCCATGATGACGGTGTGGAGCAGGGGCGGCGGGAGGGTAGGGTTCTGGACGCCGGTCGGTGA
- a CDS encoding DUF1778 domain-containing protein, with protein sequence MTAKDFDAFTDLLQSPPSPGPKLRDLLSRMPVWKK encoded by the coding sequence ATGACTGCGAAGGATTTCGACGCCTTTACCGATCTACTGCAAAGTCCTCCTTCCCCAGGACCGAAGCTGCGCGACCTCCTGAGCCGCATGCCAGTGTGGAAGAAATGA
- a CDS encoding FAD-dependent monooxygenase yields MHTPIAIIGAGLGGLTLARVLHVHGIEAILFEADASADARSQGGMLDIHDFNGQVALKAAGLYDAFVEIIHPGGQATRGLGTDGRLLFEDPDDGTGGRPEVPRGELRRILLDALPANTVRWNHKLASVEAAGGGRHRLVFADGSSVTTDLVVGADGAWSKVRPLLTHVAPTYTGKAYVETYLHDADERHAASAEAVGGGSMFALAPGKGILAHREPGGVLHTYVALHKPSAWFDAIDFTQGQDALATIAAEFEGWAPSLTALITDGETPPALRRIFELPIGLRWERVPGVTLLGDAAHLMAPSGEGANLAMLDGAELGEALAAHPGDTEAALAHYEAAMFRRSDIAAREAQELQETMFGPGTPGSLIRMFRPSAYEGQA; encoded by the coding sequence ATGCATACACCCATCGCCATCATCGGCGCCGGTCTCGGCGGCCTGACGCTTGCCCGCGTCCTCCACGTCCACGGCATCGAAGCCATCCTTTTCGAGGCCGACGCGTCGGCCGACGCCAGGTCCCAGGGCGGCATGCTCGACATCCACGACTTCAACGGACAGGTCGCGCTGAAGGCCGCAGGGCTGTACGACGCCTTCGTGGAGATCATCCATCCCGGCGGCCAGGCCACGCGCGGGCTGGGCACGGATGGAAGGCTCTTGTTCGAAGACCCGGACGATGGAACGGGCGGCCGTCCGGAAGTACCGCGCGGCGAGTTGCGCCGGATACTGCTCGACGCCCTCCCCGCGAACACCGTCCGCTGGAACCACAAGCTCGCATCCGTCGAGGCCGCCGGCGGGGGGCGTCACCGACTTGTGTTCGCCGATGGATCCTCGGTTACCACCGACCTGGTCGTCGGCGCCGATGGTGCATGGTCGAAGGTCCGGCCGTTGCTCACGCATGTCGCACCCACGTACACGGGCAAGGCTTATGTGGAGACGTATCTGCACGACGCGGACGAACGCCACGCCGCGAGCGCGGAGGCCGTCGGCGGTGGCTCGATGTTCGCGCTGGCTCCCGGCAAAGGCATCCTGGCCCATCGCGAACCCGGTGGCGTGCTGCATACCTATGTCGCGCTGCATAAGCCGTCGGCGTGGTTCGACGCGATCGACTTCACGCAGGGCCAGGACGCGCTCGCCACGATCGCTGCGGAATTCGAAGGCTGGGCCCCGTCCCTGACCGCGCTCATCACCGATGGCGAAACACCACCCGCCCTGCGTCGCATCTTCGAACTGCCGATCGGGCTACGCTGGGAACGCGTGCCGGGCGTCACTCTCCTGGGCGATGCCGCGCACCTCATGGCACCGTCAGGCGAAGGCGCGAACCTCGCCATGCTCGATGGTGCGGAACTCGGCGAAGCGCTTGCCGCCCACCCCGGCGACACCGAAGCCGCCCTCGCCCACTACGAGGCCGCGATGTTTCGCCGCAGCGATATCGCCGCTCGGGAGGCACAGGAATTGCAGGAGACCATGTTCGGTCCGGGGACACCGGGCAGCCTCATCCGCATGTTTCGCCCATCGGCATATGAAGGTCAGGCGTGA
- a CDS encoding TetR family transcriptional regulator, whose translation MERCSINLGTSFQLCQYAGMARTQKPTPRRDASLSRESIVDASIELLDASGEAGLTFRALAERLATGAGAIYWHVANKSDLLTAACDAVVARTLDASPEAKTPAASIRAVALGMFDAIDTHPWVGAALNQAPGKLPIVRILERIGQQLQALGVPKRAQWSTASALLHYILGVAGQNAANAQSGRAMEADREAMLESVAGEWLALDPADYPFTRSMAATLSTHDDRADFVAGIDLILSGLSRS comes from the coding sequence GTGGAACGATGTTCCATTAATCTTGGAACGTCGTTCCAGTTGTGTCAATATGCCGGCATGGCACGCACCCAGAAACCCACGCCGCGTCGCGACGCATCGCTGTCCCGCGAAAGCATCGTCGACGCATCGATCGAATTGCTCGACGCGAGCGGCGAAGCGGGCCTGACCTTCCGCGCGCTGGCCGAGCGGCTCGCCACGGGTGCGGGCGCCATCTACTGGCACGTCGCCAACAAAAGCGACCTGTTGACCGCCGCGTGCGATGCCGTAGTGGCGCGGACGCTCGACGCGTCGCCGGAAGCGAAGACACCGGCAGCGTCGATCCGGGCCGTCGCGCTGGGGATGTTCGATGCCATCGATACCCATCCATGGGTCGGCGCCGCGCTGAACCAGGCGCCGGGAAAGCTGCCCATCGTCCGCATTCTCGAGCGCATCGGCCAGCAGTTGCAGGCGCTCGGCGTACCGAAGCGAGCGCAGTGGTCGACGGCATCCGCCCTGTTGCACTACATCCTCGGCGTCGCGGGCCAGAACGCGGCGAACGCCCAGTCTGGCCGGGCGATGGAAGCCGATCGCGAAGCGATGCTCGAATCGGTCGCCGGCGAGTGGCTGGCGCTCGACCCAGCCGACTATCCGTTCACCCGCAGCATGGCGGCGACCTTGAGTACCCACGACGACCGCGCGGACTTCGTCGCAGGTATCGATCTGATCCTGAGTGGGTTGAGCCGCAGCTGA
- the glgX gene encoding glycogen debranching protein GlgX has product MTDASSRQPAVNEGRPFPRGAHFDGEGTNFALFSAHATRVELCLFDDEGNETRVNLPEYTDEVWHGYLPDVKPGQQYGYRVHGPYEPAQGHRFNPNKLLIDPYARELAGDLVWRDELFGYTIGHADGDLSYDERDSAPYVPKAVVVEEDYDWQGDARLQRPWDETVIMETHVRGYTMRHDAVAEAVRGTFEGFASDAVTDYVRSLGITAVEFLPIHAYADDQHLLEDGRRNYWGYNTLAFFAIKRRYLASGHRNEFRDTVRALHAKGLEVILDVVYNHTAEGSELGPTLSFRGIDNASYYRLAEDPRYYINDTGTGNTLNVSHPRVIQLVTDSLRYWVEEMHVDGFRFDLATILGREPSGFDQRGGILDAVAQDPLLATAKLIAEPWDCGPGGYQVGHFPPGWAEWNDRFRDDMRAFWKGDEGLLSAFATRLTGSADFFNKRGRRPWASVNFITAHDGFTLGDLVSYNEKHNEANGEDNRDGSDNNHSWNGGAEGPTDDEGIVALRERQMRNLLATLFLSKGTPMLLAGDERAQTQGGNNNTYGQDSEIAWIDWNRDPTDGRLTQFVRDVLAVRERFPLLTRSRFLDGRFNEPSGVADFAWFAPDGSEMTEEHWQPAARSLALVVDGRSPKTAVSGRGTDTTVLVVVNAWEEGVEFTLPARDDCVGWQLALSSAPELDADLAVKGGESFICPPRSLNVFACNVALAAG; this is encoded by the coding sequence ATGACCGACGCTTCAAGCCGCCAGCCCGCCGTGAATGAGGGCCGGCCGTTCCCACGCGGCGCCCATTTCGATGGCGAGGGGACCAATTTCGCGCTGTTTTCCGCGCATGCCACGCGCGTGGAGCTGTGCCTGTTCGACGACGAGGGCAACGAAACGCGGGTGAACCTGCCCGAATACACCGACGAGGTGTGGCACGGTTACCTGCCGGACGTGAAGCCGGGCCAGCAATATGGGTACCGCGTGCATGGTCCTTATGAGCCGGCGCAGGGCCATCGCTTTAATCCGAACAAGCTGCTGATCGACCCGTATGCCCGCGAACTCGCCGGCGACCTGGTCTGGCGCGACGAACTGTTCGGCTACACGATCGGACACGCCGACGGCGACCTCAGCTATGACGAACGCGACAGCGCCCCGTACGTACCGAAGGCCGTCGTGGTCGAGGAAGACTACGACTGGCAGGGCGACGCGCGCCTGCAGCGGCCATGGGACGAGACCGTCATCATGGAAACCCACGTGCGCGGCTATACCATGCGCCACGATGCGGTGGCCGAGGCCGTGCGCGGCACGTTCGAAGGCTTCGCCAGCGATGCCGTGACCGACTACGTCCGGTCGCTCGGCATCACGGCGGTGGAATTCCTGCCGATCCACGCCTACGCCGACGACCAGCACCTGCTCGAAGACGGACGGCGCAACTACTGGGGTTACAACACGCTGGCGTTCTTCGCCATCAAGCGGCGTTACCTCGCCAGCGGCCACCGCAACGAATTCCGCGACACGGTGCGCGCACTGCACGCGAAGGGGCTGGAGGTCATCCTCGACGTCGTCTACAACCACACCGCCGAAGGCAGCGAACTGGGTCCGACCCTGTCGTTCCGCGGCATCGACAACGCGTCGTACTACCGGCTGGCCGAGGATCCGCGTTACTACATCAACGACACCGGCACCGGTAACACGCTGAACGTCTCGCACCCGCGGGTGATCCAGCTGGTGACCGATTCGCTGCGTTACTGGGTGGAAGAGATGCACGTCGATGGCTTCCGCTTCGATCTCGCCACCATCCTCGGGCGCGAACCCAGCGGCTTCGACCAGCGTGGCGGCATCCTCGACGCCGTGGCGCAGGATCCCTTGCTGGCCACCGCCAAGCTGATCGCGGAACCCTGGGATTGCGGCCCGGGTGGCTATCAGGTCGGCCACTTCCCGCCGGGCTGGGCGGAGTGGAACGATCGCTTCCGCGACGACATGCGTGCCTTCTGGAAGGGCGACGAAGGCCTGCTCAGCGCCTTCGCCACTCGTCTCACCGGCTCGGCCGACTTCTTCAACAAGCGTGGCCGGCGGCCGTGGGCCAGCGTGAACTTCATCACCGCGCATGACGGCTTCACGCTCGGCGACCTGGTCAGCTACAACGAGAAGCACAACGAAGCGAACGGCGAAGACAACCGCGACGGCTCGGACAACAACCATTCGTGGAACGGTGGCGCGGAAGGCCCGACCGACGACGAAGGCATCGTGGCGCTGCGCGAGCGGCAGATGCGTAACCTGCTTGCGACGTTGTTCCTGTCCAAGGGCACGCCGATGCTGCTGGCCGGCGACGAGCGCGCGCAGACCCAGGGCGGCAACAACAACACCTATGGCCAGGACAGCGAGATCGCCTGGATCGACTGGAACCGCGATCCCACCGATGGGCGCCTGACCCAGTTCGTCCGCGACGTGCTGGCCGTGCGCGAGCGCTTCCCGCTGCTGACGCGCTCGCGTTTCCTCGATGGACGTTTCAACGAACCCTCCGGCGTCGCCGACTTCGCGTGGTTCGCCCCGGATGGCAGTGAGATGACTGAAGAGCACTGGCAACCGGCGGCGCGTTCGCTGGCGCTGGTGGTCGACGGCCGCTCGCCGAAGACGGCCGTGTCCGGCCGCGGCACCGACACCACCGTGCTGGTCGTGGTCAATGCGTGGGAGGAGGGCGTGGAGTTCACCCTGCCGGCCCGCGACGACTGCGTGGGCTGGCAGCTGGCGTTGTCGTCGGCCCCCGAACTGGACGCGGACCTGGCGGTGAAGGGCGGCGAGTCGTTCATCTGCCCGCCGCGCTCGCTGAATGTCTTCGCCTGCAACGTGGCGCTGGCCGCGGGGTAG